The following DNA comes from Podarcis raffonei isolate rPodRaf1 chromosome 10, rPodRaf1.pri, whole genome shotgun sequence.
CTTTCtgtatcagaaaaaagaaaatgaaccaaATGTTTCCAATTAAAAGATTTcaagtgtgcttttaaaaaagaaaattaacacaTTCAGGCATACCTTCtcagttttccttttcccttctgcAACTCATGATCCCCACCCACAGCCACAGGAAACATATTCCAGAAATGTTTCCATAGTGAAGGCATTTTTCAAACTATTTCGATTGTTTATTCCCAGTTAATTTACAAATTTCGTTACGCCACAAAATATGGTCTTTTGAGATTATTAACAGAGGTGCAGATACCACCAAGGCACCATGTTTAATTACTAATACTTTTATAGACTTGTATGCATTTGAACAGTTCTTGTAAATAAAGCAGTATTTAAGCATCATATTATATATACAGTTATCAAATGAAGGCCATTGAGAAGGCCAATTCCTTTTTTCAGCATTATTAGAAGCAACATTAacaaaaacgttttttaaaatgcatctcgttCAAAGTAAAATTATTTAGATAATTGCAAACTACATTAAGGGTAGTTAAGAAGAATGAGGtaatcacctcaggcagcagatgctaagGGTGGAAGTAGCCTCTCTTGGCTTTCCCACCTAGCTTTCCCCTGCCGTTCTCATCCTCTTTAGCTGGTGCCCTGGAAAAGCAGTCCCCAGTCCCCCTCCCTCTGTGTGCCACAGACAATACCAGTGAGAATCCCCTAACTGGGTGAGTAGGCAGAAAGGCAACCAGTCCAGGAAGCGCTCTCCACCAGGCATTGCATGCGCACACATGCACCACTTTGTTCATGTGACTTATATTTAGACATTATTTACTTGAATAGGTACCAGGACACTGGTCCACGTTCAAAACTTAAGCTTTAGATTCAGCCCTGGTCCTCCACACACACTATATCAACCTGCTCATTTGGCACCTGAGTTGAGCTGTTCTTTTTGTGCTCTAATTGCTACAATCTAAAACTTTTTTCACTGCATACACAGAATGAAAAATTTCAACATACAGAAAGCTTTAATAACCTTCACTTTCGATTATATATCCATACAGGCCTCTGCTATTTTCTAGTTTTATCACTAGGGGTTGCTGCATGCCCTCTGGTCAACTTTAATAAAATGTTACAAATGATAAATGATTTTTTTCCTCTGCTGTGAACTCAATGTTTGAATCTGTGCATGTCTTGTGTTATGCAGATTTCAACGCAAAAGAAACAGACTGCCCATCTCCAAGAAGGATATCAAAATGTATAAACTGAAATGTAAATAAACTTTCGGTGTTACAATTTATACCccagtaaaaaaagggggggaggggcttCTGACCATCGCTTCCACACTAGAATGGCAGAAACCTCAAGCTATCCAACCAGAGTTTCCTCATCTTCCTATTTCCTTTCCTCAACAGCTGGGAACCTCCCCATGCATATTCCAATAGGGGAAACTCTAGTTACATGATGTCTTGTGAGTGATAACCATTCGATGTATACCTAGAAATATTAGCACAGCTTATGCCCTGTTACCCAATTTCCCATCTTCTCAAATACCATCCAGGTCTGGTAGCCAGCTTAATGATTTATACATGACATGTGGCTGGCTTCTCACTTTAGCTTGCTATATGCCATAGGTCTCTCAGGTGCGATAGATTACTTCATTGGCAGTGAAACACAAAGTGCTTTCTTGCACTGGCTGCAAGTATAAAACATTTATGCAAAGGCAAGTGGAGCAAATTCTGAACTGTGGTGATTAGTAGTTTCAACAGCCTTAAGTGGGTTCCTTCCTACTGAAGTATCTGAAATTGTTCGGCTTAGTGTATATTGTATTTTGAGACAACTTCACATCCTGTATCAACTCTGGGATTCCAATTATTGAATTGTATTGCTCTGATGAAtttgttgtttgctttatttatatactgcgGTGTTAGTGATTGCaatgcttgtttttaaaatgctgctgtgattattgtgagctgctttgagctcaacatttgttgttggaaaagcagaatacaaagATTAAACCAAAGTCTCTAatccaggagaaggaaagctcagGCCTGGAGGACAAGTGTGGCTGGAATGGGTACTTAAACTGTGActatgcctcttgtttgcctggaaaGATTGTGAGATGTGGAGGGGGGAAACTTCGGACTACTGCACAGCTCTCCCCTCTCCCACAGTTTGTGCTGGTTCTGCAGCTCCTTCTATTTCATCCTACATGGCCACTGTTAGAGGATAGGCTAGACAGTGAACAGATTTAACTTCAGAGCAGGGGTAGCTAATCTTTTTTGGACTGAGGGCCACACTGACCCAGGGTCAACCCTAAGGGTCAAAACAGCCGTGGCAAGAACTGCCTTCCCAAGCACTACCATCAGCCATTCTACATTATTTGAAAACATTTCATCACCATTCATTGTTCTATATTAAATTCGACAAAGCAGCACCTGTGGAGACTATATGGAAGCAGGCAGCAAatcttttatttaattttaaaagactattatttaattttaatggAAATTTCAGGGGGATATGGgggccccacaaaaaaaccttctGGCATCATGCCATCACAGCAGGAGACCCCCCTGGAGTCAACAATAATTttaaactcattttttaaaaaacaaatgactCATTGGGAGTGTCATGATTAAAATGCATCTTGAAACATGGTTTTAGTAACTTGGTAGCCCTAACAAGCAGACGCACTAGGGCCAACTTGTGTATTTGGTAACCTAGGAAGTTAATGCTGGCGAGAGACATTTATGCTTATGATATATTCTTTCTTTATTACatataatacttttttaaaatgtgtaaaacCTCTCAAATTCAATGCTATCCTTTCATTATTAACAAAGCTGTGTTTGTAACCTAGTTTGAAGCTTAGCTTTTGTAAGATAATCAGCCTTGAATCTGTAGTTACTTCTCAAGGACAATAGACAAGCTTTAGTAGTTGCTTGGAAACCACAGGCATGCATGAAGTTTGTGTGTGAATGGGTTTTGCTAACAGGAAGCATGAAGACCATCAAGTTGGGCCTGTGATGGAAGGTGGCAAAAAGCAGACTTTTGCTATTTTACTATGAGAAATTTTTGTACCCACgcaaatgcggtcttgactatgctaccactcagtggatttgtaactggctgactgaccggacccaaagggtgctcatcaatggttcctcttcatcctggagaagagtgactagtggggtgccacagggttctgtcttgggcccggtcttattcaacatctttatcaacgacttggatgatggactcaagggcatcctgatcaaatttgcagatgacaccaaactgggaggggtggctaacaccccagaggacaggatcacacttaaaaacgaccttgacagattagagaactgggccaaaacaaacaagatgaattttaacagggagaaatgtaaagtattgcacttgggcaaaaaaaattagaggcacaaatacaagatgggtgacacctggcttgagagcagtacatgtgaaaaggatctaggagtcttggttgaccacaaacttgatatgagccaacagtgtgacgtggcagctaagaaagccaatacaattctgggctgcatcaataggagtatagcatctagatcaagggaagtaataatgacactgtattctgctctggtcagacctcacctggagtactgtgtccagttctgggcaccacagttcaggaaggacactgacaaactggaacgtgtccagaggagggcaaccaaaatggtcaaaggcctggaaatgatgccttatgaggaacggctaagggagctgggcatgtttagcctggagaagaggaggttaaggggtgatatgatagccatgttcaaatatataaaaggatgtcacatagaggagggagaaaggttgttttctgctgctccagagaagcggacacggagcaatggttccaaactacaagaaagaagattccacctaaacattaggaagaacttcctgacagtaagagctgttcgacagtggaatttgctgccaaggagtgtggtggagtctcctcctttggaggtctttaagcagaggcttgacaaccatatgtcaggagtgctctgatggtgtttcctgcttggcagggggttggactcgatggcccttgtggtctcttccaactctatgattctatgattctattctaaatGGAGGATGTTCCCATGCATGTGGAGAGAACATTACTGAGACAATTCATACCTGAATCTTTGCAGAGAAGaatgttgttttcaaaagtcaaTCAAATTTCTGGATTCTATGGGACAGAACTTTTGCTTCTCGAGATATATGACTACAAAACAGCTTACTTTTAGGGCtttatccacacttacttttccTATGCGCTTTCCAAGCATGGTGCACATTTTAAAGCTCCTGCACACTTTTTTATTGCTCCAGAGCCTTCCCTGCGAAAATTAACTCttcaaagctgaattggagcaaaaggcaatctgcagaaaacccaaattgtggGGAAGGCTCCAGGTATCCTTGCATTCCTTGTGCAAAAGAAGATTCCCAAACTGAGTGTTTCAGGTCAAGCCTGATCAACTTGGCACACACAGCAAGGCTGTTGTTTAAACTTCACTAACCAGTTCCATCCCCAAACTGGCATATGATGTGGAGCGGGGGCTGTTGGAGACTCACAAAAATGTTTTGAGGGACAGATGCTGCCCATGGGTTAGCCATGTCTGCTTTAGAGGAAGTAGTTAATAGCTACAGGACTTCAGTCATTAAAAGCTACAAAACTGACCACCAGTCAAATTGTTGCACTGCAActtccaccatctctgaccattgggccTTATTGGTTGGAGCGGATGGAAAccggagtccatcaacatctgaagggccacaggttagttCCCTCCCCCCAAAGTTAAGAAGACTAAACAACTGCAAGCCGTACTGTAGCCAGTAATTATAAACAAGAAAGAATTGTTATAAGGGAATTCCAAAAGGCCTCATATAAAGATTCCACAAATGCTGGCTTAGCTTATTACAAGAGACCCTTTTAATGGTTGTTGCTAGCATTTCCCCCTCTAGAATGCACAGCGGGCTTAGGGGACAGGCAGGATACTGCCTCATTTATGCGAGGTtatgaaaaatgcagaaaaaaacaccaccTGGAGTCTCTTTTAAACACTTGTTTCCTTCTCCAAACCACACTGCAAATGAGAGCTCCAGGGAAGGGAAGTGTGTTCTACTGGGGTTCTGTTCATCAGAGGATAGGGACACATGTGTATAcatagacacacaaacacacaaacacacaaacacacaaacagacacacacacacacacacacacacacactagacgCTGAGTGGATCTGTCTGCTCTGACATGTCTCATTCCCAACCCCATGATAAAATATTTTGCTATTAACAAAACAAAGACGTCAGAATTTCACCCTTCACCTTTGAACAGTGTAAGATAGCAGATTAAATGCATCAAGGTGTCTTATGAAAGAGTCAAACAACATAAGCGGAGTCTATTTAAGCCTCGGCTGGTGCATCCAGGGGCGCATTTTGAATACAAATACCTTCCATGATTGTCACAGCAACTCTCTTCCCAGTCATATAAAGTTAAGTGGCATGAGGCATCTCAGTTTTGCTAATAAACCTACATTACACTCACGCAACACAGAATGACAATCAGCTTCCTTCTTGGAATCAAAATACCTGATTTATGAACCTAAtttatgaaagagagagaaatgtgaaatTATCCCATTAGCCCCCTAAATTAAACTCATCTAGAAACAAAGCTATCAGACGATGTTAGTGTCAGACTTCAGGATTATACTAATACTTGATATAGCTGCCCTCCTTTCACTCTGCCCATACATTGACTGGTCTATCACCCAGTATAGAAGTTTGGGGATCTGAAAGCAAAATAGAGAAGGGCAAgcttttctggggggaaaaatcCTGAAAGAGTAACTATTTTGttggtaaaaacaaaaaataaagagtCTTCCCCAGGATTATTTACCTGAATTAGCCCCACTACTACGGACGCTGACAGGGCGAGGGCTAGCCTGGCTTTCCTTTCCTGTCTTCACAACCACAAAGTCTTCAGCAATATCACTGGCAATAGAACTGGCATCAGCATTGAAGGGTGGTGGCCGCTTGGCCCGTCTGAAAAATCCACTGCCAAACCTCTTGACTGGTTTGGAACCAGCTTCCCCATTGGCAACATCATCTTTCCTGAGGTCACGGATGGACTCCctggatttggatttggattttaaTAGGGAAAATAGTTTCTGAGGACTCCGGTTTCCTCTGTTCAGGTCCTCAAGTGGAGGCTCAATATCTGGCAGCACTTGCTCCACCGTGATAAGGTCATTCAGAAAAGTTTGTAGTCGCCTATTGGACTCACTTTCCTCTTCCTGTGCTTCTTGAGTCCCTTGTGACTCGTGCCTCTGGCGGGAAGCCCAGCGCATCATTTCCCCTGGGGGAACCGCCACTACCAGTCCATACTTTGGGCTGATGGCCTTCCGGGCCACTGTAGAAGAGGAAAATCCCATTCTCCCGACACCATGGCGGAAAGGGCATGGAAGGTTCAGCTCCTTGTAGAGGTTGACCTCCTCCGAAATAGCATAGAGTTCACGGAATTCAATATCAAACATCTCTACATGCTGCCCGGTCAAGTACAAGACCATGTTTCTGTCTATGTGGGATGAGGTCCATGTGAAACTATCAAACAAGAGATATTGTTGTTAAAAGCACTGCAATCAGAAACAGTTACCCTCTCACATCTAAGCTCATACCATCTAGGAAAACATGTCGTAGTAATCAGGAAGCATATATATTATCCAAGTACATTGGTTAATTTGTAGACGCACATAGCAGAGAAAGTACTGGGAAGATAGACAGGTGACAGTCAAACATTTTTGTCATTTCTGTGTATATCTTTTCTCTTATGTCCCTTCTTCCCCTCTTAATCCTGCTTCATATTGCTCACATACTTCTCTTCCTTTCTACCTTTGTTCTGTGTTTCTTACTCCTTCTACATCCCGCTTTGCTCTCATTCTTCCCAATCTTGTGCATTTTTACTTAGAAACATAGGCAATGTGAGAACAATTCTGGGCTAGGTGAACCTAAGGTCTGACTTCATGTGTGAAACTAGGAACAAATGATTAAGCTAAGTTACGAAAGGATTAGGACACGTTTTGTGTTCCAGTTATCAGAGGGAAAGTTACACGCGTAGCTATATATGTAAAAGGAACGCCCACCCTGAATTAGCAACTGACCTGTATGATCCAGTAAGAACTTTTTCACCATCCACCATCAGGAAGCGTGTAGCCAAGTTGCCTTGGATCTTCCCTGATGGCATGTAGAACCCAGCTCCAGTCACACAACGCACACGGATATTCTGACAGAAAGAAAAtgcacagtattattattattattattattattattattatatagtaccttcatctgaagatcacagagcagttcacaacatacaaagacaaaatgagaacccaaaatacataatgaaattaaaataaaccaataacctcccctcccacaaacacatgtaAAAGGTCACAGaatgttaattagccaaaggcctggttacagataaatgtttttgcctggagcctaaagatatGTTATGAAGGCACATTCCACAacaagggagccactgcagaaaaagccTGTTCatgtgttgccactctctggaccctTTGTCGAGGagccacacaaagaagggcctcagatgatgatttcagggtctgggtaggttcatatgccGAGAGTTGCCCCTTGGAGTGTTTTGGTCCTGATCCCTTTAAGgttttatagatcaaaaccagcattttgaattgggcccagaaactaattggcagccagtgcaattgggCCAGGATCGGTATAATACGCTCAAACAATCTTGCCGAACAGTGaacaacctggctgccaaattctgaccCAGCTGAAGTTCCTTAACCGTcttcagaaagaaaggaaggaaggaaggaaggaaggaaggaaggaaggaaggaaggaaggtaaacTTGTTTGAGCCTGGAAAAGTAGTTGTCTGGTGAAGAATGAGAACCTTCATGATTAGGAACACCCTAATTTAGGGAAGGTTCTTTGTACCTGAAAAAAGTGGTGATAATTATCAACAATAATAATTTCCATAGTATGCTGAATATAAAAAGTGCTTGACAGTTCTTACTTCATTCCTCTGAACAGTTCTGCAAAAGTAGACAATGGACATTCAAATGTAACAGTTGGGGGAACAGAGGATCAGAGACCATGCATTGCAAAAGGCTGACCAGATCTATAAAGGTGGAAGTCAGTGAACAAAGATGCTATTCAGTCTTAGAAGAAAGCAAGAGCACCTCTTCATGCAATAAAACTTGTGGGAATCTACAGAGAATGTTTaaactgaagaaagaaagaatccgCACACCTTTTTTTGCAGAGGGAATGAAGCAAATAGCAGAGCATTACAGAGCACTGCAGCTAAGGCTGCAATGCTGAGGAAAATTATTCAGAAACAATGGCCACTGAAACCAGTGATAATAAATCCTGATGCACATATGGACCTCCATCTTTCTTTTCATAcaaaattgctggaaaccacactcTGCCATCATCTAGCACTGTTCCCAGTGCCATTCTGAAACAATTTTAGAAGCAACTGGCAGCTGGTGCTAAGTATAGAAGCTTGCCTTTCTTTCatgttaaaaaggaaaggaaaagatggaaaggcTGCCTCATAAAGTGGTACTCCACTATCTGAAAATGTTGCAACCTTTGCTCGAGTCCCATTAAGATTACAACAATTCTCCCTGCGTCTTCACTGGAGGACAAAGGTTCCAGTGAAGGTGGAGAAGTGACTTTTGCTCAACCCTGCTTACAATGTAAGTCACGTAACAATTCTAtaataattttaatgggtctgtgACCATACAATAAATCACTGACTGATtccataattaataaataaataaataaataaataaataaataaataaataaataatgaacaacAAGATGTGCATAAAGTCATGAAATGTGAAACAACCACACAAAAAGACTGCTCATTAATAGTTCCTCATCATCatggaaaagtgacaagtggggaaGTGCAggcttctgtcctgggcccgttgttatcgagcatctttataaatgacttggatgaaggaattgaagggatgctcatccaatttgctgatgacaccaaactgggagggatggCTAATTCCACAGAaggcagaattgggattcaatatgaccttaacagttGGAGAACCAGGTCAAAACTAATAATGAATCccaatagggacaaatgcaagGTTTTACGCATAAGACAGGAAGAACCAACTGCCCAAAGAGAAGATGGAGGGGACACCTGGCTAGGTGATCAGTGGCAATAGAAGGTGAAGAAAGAATCAAGTCCTCTATCAAGACAATAATTCTTCAATCTACTCAAAATTTATATTAAAACTGTGCTTTGATACCTCTCAGCTAGGATTCTCATTAATCACAGTGCACATCATCAGCTCACCCGGATATAGAAATCACTCAGCTCCATGCCTTTGCACATTTCCAGGAAAAATTTAGAGCCTTCTTCATCCAAGATTATATAAACGGGGATCCGGCGCTTGTATGATGCATCTACGATATCCCGGAAGATGTCCCTGTCAGTGAACTGGTCCATGACTACTGCAATGATCTGGCCACGAACAGAAAGAGAACAAgcagttattttaaaaagcaatactgCAATAAGGCAGCGATTTCTGTCCTTATGCCACCAGGGCTTAGCACATACACCCATGACACGCTACACACTATGAAAAACATATGCTTCAACATATTCAGGAGTACATTATTTGACAGCGTGGTTTTTACTGCCTGAACAGACAAGAAAGCTTGTTAGTTCTTGTTCAGAGCCACCCTAGGGTTTTCATTGAGTGTTCCATGTTGAGTAGTGTCTGAAAAACACGGCATTTGCTCTCATCTAAACTGCATGACCTGACTTCTCACAATGATTTGACCCATTTTCTGGAAGTGACGTACCCACCCACTCCCAAAAACCCAATCTAGTATTCATCCGCC
Coding sequences within:
- the FAM83F gene encoding protein FAM83F, which encodes MPAPPLLAGLQVSLAARQLKEPWLRRRGGGRMADSQLLCLDDAHVNERVSEHHPRYYYSEEQRRALEVLLAKGEKAYKERLKKDQLRDFLSSRELQALRGGWRAYDAHLEGGKPVVGPSGKPLSLAYWPERSDTEIPPLDMGWTNTFYRGVSRLGLYTHPRKEDNAPHVKQVAREMIQQAQKIIAVVMDQFTDRDIFRDIVDASYKRRIPVYIILDEEGSKFFLEMCKGMELSDFYIRNIRVRCVTGAGFYMPSGKIQGNLATRFLMVDGEKVLTGSYSFTWTSSHIDRNMVLYLTGQHVEMFDIEFRELYAISEEVNLYKELNLPCPFRHGVGRMGFSSSTVARKAISPKYGLVVAVPPGEMMRWASRQRHESQGTQEAQEEESESNRRLQTFLNDLITVEQVLPDIEPPLEDLNRGNRSPQKLFSLLKSKSKSRESIRDLRKDDVANGEAGSKPVKRFGSGFFRRAKRPPPFNADASSIASDIAEDFVVVKTGKESQASPRPVSVRSSGANSERMRPSSPSGDRAKQSNCVVS